Proteins from one uncultured Cohaesibacter sp. genomic window:
- a CDS encoding primosomal protein N': MSSKRQIVSVLVPVYVDSCYSYRVPVDSPSLFGDETERGFEGGLEPGQVVRVPLGPRSVLGVVWDDPSEFSDEARLKDIQDVYHGVRLSEDFRKFVDWIAQYTLAQRGMVLRMVLRGEDALLPPKPVAALRLTGDAPERMTKARARVLEAMEGGLAETKAAIAERAGVSSSVVDGLVKSGTLTQCQLPPPALMEPPQADFAPPALSDLQAEAAEEIRKIVEAQAFEGVLLDGVTGSGKTEVYFEAVAEALRQGKQILILVPEIALTDAFLHRFESRFGMRPGEWHSGQAQRYKNLVWRGVATGEVQVVVGARSSLMLPFRDLGLIVVDEEHDGAYKQEDRVIYNARDMSVVRGHLSGFPVILASATPSVESRNNADQGRYRHIRLPSRYGGQSMPDISLIDMRVNPPEKGSWLSPVLIDAVNETIEAGQQSLLFLNRRGYAPLTLCRTCGHRFQCPNCSTWLVEHRFRKQLVCHHCGHSEPVPPACPQCGDEHSLVACGPGVERIAEEAASRWPDHKIVILSSDLIHGVQQLRAELDLIASGEADIVIGTQLVAKGHNFPGMTLVGVIDADLGLAHGDLRAGEKVFQTLAQVTGRAGRVQGQGRGLLQSYVPDHPVIAALAKGEREEFYTYELDQRRKAAMPPFGRLAAVILSSEHREAALAYGREMVRAVPHEEGVRVLGPAEAPISVLRGRFRFRLLVMAPRSFSLSQWLRRWLAQSPKIAGSLRIQVDVDPVSFM; this comes from the coding sequence TTGTCGTCAAAGCGTCAAATTGTGTCAGTTCTCGTCCCGGTTTATGTGGATAGTTGTTACAGCTATCGGGTTCCTGTCGATTCGCCTTCTTTGTTTGGCGATGAAACAGAGCGGGGATTTGAAGGCGGACTTGAGCCGGGGCAGGTGGTCAGGGTTCCGCTGGGGCCGCGCTCAGTTCTTGGTGTGGTGTGGGATGATCCGAGTGAATTTTCCGATGAAGCAAGGCTCAAGGATATTCAGGACGTTTACCATGGGGTGCGCCTGTCTGAGGATTTCCGCAAATTTGTTGACTGGATTGCGCAATATACGCTGGCTCAACGGGGCATGGTGCTGCGTATGGTGCTGCGCGGCGAGGATGCCCTGCTGCCACCCAAACCGGTTGCTGCGCTGAGGTTGACGGGGGATGCTCCCGAGCGCATGACCAAGGCGCGTGCGCGCGTGCTGGAGGCCATGGAAGGCGGATTGGCTGAAACAAAGGCGGCCATCGCGGAGCGGGCTGGCGTTTCGTCATCGGTGGTTGATGGCTTGGTTAAGAGCGGGACACTCACTCAATGCCAATTGCCCCCTCCGGCCCTGATGGAGCCGCCGCAGGCTGATTTCGCCCCCCCTGCCTTGTCTGATCTTCAGGCTGAGGCCGCTGAAGAAATCCGCAAGATTGTCGAGGCACAGGCCTTCGAAGGGGTGCTTCTGGACGGGGTGACCGGTTCGGGCAAGACCGAGGTTTATTTCGAAGCTGTTGCCGAGGCGTTGCGTCAGGGCAAACAGATCCTCATTCTCGTGCCTGAAATCGCGCTGACAGATGCCTTTTTGCATCGCTTTGAAAGCCGATTCGGTATGCGGCCGGGCGAATGGCATTCCGGCCAGGCCCAGCGCTACAAGAATCTTGTCTGGCGCGGGGTGGCCACGGGCGAGGTGCAGGTTGTGGTCGGGGCACGATCTTCCCTGATGCTGCCTTTTCGCGATCTTGGGCTGATCGTGGTCGATGAAGAGCATGACGGTGCCTACAAACAGGAGGACCGCGTTATCTATAATGCGCGGGATATGTCGGTGGTGCGTGGCCATCTCTCCGGTTTTCCCGTGATTCTGGCCAGTGCGACCCCATCGGTGGAGAGCCGCAACAATGCTGATCAGGGACGCTACAGACATATCCGTCTGCCAAGCCGTTATGGCGGGCAGTCGATGCCGGATATTTCCCTGATTGATATGCGCGTCAATCCGCCCGAAAAGGGCAGCTGGCTTTCGCCTGTTCTCATAGACGCGGTCAACGAGACCATTGAAGCGGGACAGCAGAGCCTTTTGTTTCTCAACCGGCGTGGCTATGCGCCGCTGACCCTGTGCCGAACCTGCGGGCATCGCTTTCAGTGCCCCAATTGCTCCACATGGCTTGTGGAGCATCGCTTCCGCAAGCAGCTTGTTTGCCATCATTGCGGCCATTCCGAGCCTGTTCCTCCAGCCTGTCCGCAATGTGGCGATGAGCATAGTCTGGTGGCATGCGGCCCCGGAGTGGAGCGGATAGCCGAAGAAGCGGCGAGTCGTTGGCCGGATCACAAAATTGTTATTCTCTCCAGTGATCTCATTCACGGGGTGCAGCAATTGCGGGCCGAGCTTGATCTGATCGCCTCGGGGGAGGCGGATATCGTGATCGGCACACAGCTGGTTGCCAAGGGGCATAACTTCCCCGGCATGACGCTTGTCGGGGTGATTGATGCCGACTTGGGGCTTGCACATGGCGATCTCAGAGCGGGTGAAAAGGTCTTCCAGACATTGGCTCAGGTGACAGGGCGAGCTGGACGCGTGCAGGGGCAGGGGCGTGGTCTGCTGCAGAGCTATGTGCCTGATCACCCTGTTATTGCTGCGCTTGCGAAAGGCGAAAGAGAAGAGTTTTACACATATGAGTTGGACCAACGTCGCAAAGCGGCTATGCCACCTTTTGGTCGATTGGCTGCTGTGATTCTGTCTTCGGAGCACCGCGAGGCTGCTCTGGCCTATGGTCGGGAGATGGTGAGGGCTGTTCCCCATGAGGAAGGGGTGCGCGTGCTTGGACCCGCTGAAGCCCCGATTTCCGTGCTTCGTGGACGTTTTCGCTTTAGACTTTTGGTGATGGCGCCGCGTTCTTTTTCGCTGTCGCAATGGTTGCGTCGCTGGCTCGCGCAAAGCCCTAAAATCGCAGGATCTTTACGTATTCAGGTCGATGTAGACCCGGTTTCCTTCATGTAA
- the fsa gene encoding fructose-6-phosphate aldolase encodes MKFFVDTAETKDIRELASTGLIDGVTTNPSLIVKSGRDFKEVIAEICEITDGPVSAEVTALETTQMLAEAKELLKIANNIAIKVPLTIDGLKTCKALTDEGHMVNVTLCFSANQALLAAKAGATFISPFIGRLDDLNIDGMELIEDIRTIYDNYGFETEILAASIRNANHVKECALAGADVATIPPAVIKGLANHALTDKGIEAFMKDWATTGQSIL; translated from the coding sequence ATGAAATTCTTCGTCGATACTGCCGAAACAAAAGATATCCGCGAACTGGCGTCTACAGGCCTGATCGACGGTGTTACCACCAACCCATCCCTGATCGTGAAATCCGGGCGCGACTTCAAGGAAGTCATTGCTGAAATCTGCGAAATCACCGATGGTCCGGTTTCTGCAGAAGTCACTGCGCTTGAAACCACCCAGATGCTGGCAGAAGCCAAAGAACTTCTCAAGATCGCCAACAACATTGCCATCAAGGTTCCCCTGACAATCGACGGCCTGAAAACCTGTAAGGCCCTGACCGACGAAGGCCACATGGTCAACGTAACCCTGTGCTTCTCTGCAAACCAGGCTCTTCTGGCTGCAAAAGCTGGCGCGACCTTCATTTCCCCGTTCATCGGTCGCCTGGATGATCTGAACATCGACGGCATGGAACTGATTGAAGATATCCGCACCATCTATGACAATTACGGCTTCGAAACCGAAATTCTGGCTGCGTCCATCCGCAATGCCAACCATGTCAAGGAATGTGCGCTTGCTGGTGCCGATGTGGCAACCATTCCGCCAGCAGTGATCAAGGGTCTTGCAAACCATGCCCTGACCGACAAAGGCATCGAAGCCTTCATGAAAGACTGGGCAACCACCGGTCAGTCCATCCTGTAA
- a CDS encoding tyrosine recombinase XerC gives MPSDQTRKQTRKQTNNDAPLIIATPALREKQRRWLKRLEGERRLSAATLEAYDRDLDQFFTFLTRHMGEVSDLPHFPDLRPADIRAFMAERRRQGTGSRSLARSMAGIRSFVRYLEERGLASSAPFNAIQTPKYSRSLPKPLSAEKASQLVDPSQSLSDEPWVTARDSAIMLLLYAVGLRISEALSLTPNSAPLPGQDAMTITGKGGKQRRLPVLPVVQSALQHYLSLCPFDLEPDEALFRGVRGGALNPRIVQKTIASMRGALGLPDSATPHALRHSFATHLLANGGDLRTIQELLGHASLSTTQAYTEVEMSELMQIYQKAHPRS, from the coding sequence ATGCCTAGCGATCAAACCAGAAAGCAGACAAGAAAACAGACGAACAACGATGCCCCCCTTATCATCGCGACGCCAGCCCTGCGCGAAAAGCAAAGACGCTGGCTCAAACGCCTTGAAGGCGAGCGCCGCCTCTCGGCCGCTACGCTGGAAGCCTATGATCGCGATCTCGACCAGTTCTTCACCTTTCTGACCCGACATATGGGCGAAGTCTCGGACCTGCCGCATTTTCCCGACCTCAGACCGGCTGACATTCGCGCCTTTATGGCTGAGCGTCGCCGACAGGGAACCGGCTCGCGCTCTTTGGCGCGCAGCATGGCTGGCATCCGTTCTTTTGTCAGATATCTGGAAGAAAGGGGGCTGGCATCCAGCGCTCCATTCAACGCCATCCAGACGCCCAAATATTCCCGCTCGCTGCCCAAGCCACTCAGTGCAGAAAAGGCAAGCCAGCTGGTTGACCCAAGCCAGTCACTTTCCGATGAGCCCTGGGTGACAGCCCGCGACAGCGCGATCATGCTTCTGCTCTACGCCGTTGGCCTTCGCATTTCCGAAGCTTTATCGCTGACGCCGAATAGCGCCCCGCTGCCCGGACAGGACGCCATGACCATAACCGGCAAGGGCGGCAAGCAACGCAGGCTTCCGGTGCTGCCCGTCGTGCAGTCGGCACTTCAGCACTATCTCTCCCTTTGCCCCTTCGATCTGGAACCAGATGAAGCCCTATTCAGAGGCGTACGCGGCGGCGCCCTTAATCCACGCATCGTGCAAAAGACGATCGCTTCCATGCGCGGAGCCCTCGGGCTGCCCGACAGCGCAACACCGCACGCCCTGCGCCACTCTTTTGCAACCCACCTCCTGGCCAACGGTGGCGATTTGCGCACCATTCAGGAATTATTGGGACATGCCAGCCTTTCAACAACACAGGCCTATACCGAGGTAGAGATGTCTGAGCTGATGCAGATCTATCAAAAAGCGCATCCACGCTCCTGA
- the lpdA gene encoding dihydrolipoyl dehydrogenase yields MSYDMVVIGTGPGGYVCAIRAAQLGMKVAVVEKRSTHGGTCLNVGCIPSKALLHASELFEEAGHDFANMGIKVGKPSLDLKAMMGHKQAVIDGNVGGVDFLFKKNKIDVFHGAGKILAAGKVEVTPETGDAQTLEAKAIVIATGSDVAPLPGVEIDEKQVVSSTGALELDKVPGKLIVVGAGVIGLELGSVWRRLGSEVTVVEFLDRILPGMDGEVVKNAQRIFKKQGFDFKLGTKVTGVEKSKKGVKVTLEPAKGGDASELEADIVLVAIGRRPYTEGLGLEEAGVALEERGRVATDGHFKTNVDGIYAIGDVIAGPMLAHKAEDDGVALAETLAGQAGHVDYNLVPGVVYTMPEIAVLGQTEEQLKEAGIAYNVGKFPFTANGRAKAQRHTDGFVKVLADKTSDKVLGVHMIGAGVGEMIHEASVLMAFSGSAEDLARTIHAHPTLSEAVKEAALAVDKRPIHM; encoded by the coding sequence ATGTCTTATGATATGGTCGTGATCGGTACCGGCCCTGGCGGATATGTTTGCGCGATTCGTGCCGCGCAGTTGGGCATGAAGGTGGCTGTGGTCGAAAAGCGCAGCACCCATGGTGGGACATGCCTGAATGTTGGCTGTATCCCTTCAAAAGCCCTGCTGCATGCCTCGGAACTGTTTGAGGAAGCTGGCCATGACTTTGCCAATATGGGCATCAAGGTCGGCAAGCCGTCTCTCGACCTGAAGGCGATGATGGGCCACAAGCAGGCCGTGATCGACGGCAATGTCGGCGGTGTCGATTTCCTGTTCAAGAAAAACAAGATCGATGTCTTTCATGGCGCAGGCAAGATCCTTGCTGCAGGCAAGGTGGAAGTCACGCCGGAAACCGGCGATGCACAGACCCTTGAGGCCAAGGCAATCGTGATTGCAACCGGTTCGGATGTTGCACCGTTGCCGGGCGTTGAAATTGACGAGAAGCAGGTTGTTTCTTCCACCGGTGCGTTGGAACTGGACAAGGTTCCGGGCAAGCTGATCGTGGTCGGTGCCGGTGTTATCGGTCTGGAACTTGGGTCCGTCTGGCGTCGTCTGGGCTCGGAAGTGACAGTGGTCGAGTTCCTTGATCGCATCCTGCCGGGTATGGATGGCGAAGTGGTCAAGAATGCTCAACGCATCTTCAAGAAGCAGGGCTTTGACTTCAAGCTGGGCACCAAGGTGACCGGCGTTGAAAAGAGCAAGAAAGGGGTCAAGGTAACCCTTGAACCTGCAAAGGGCGGGGATGCTTCGGAGCTGGAGGCTGACATCGTTCTGGTGGCAATCGGGCGGCGTCCTTATACCGAAGGCCTTGGCCTTGAAGAAGCCGGTGTTGCACTGGAAGAACGCGGTCGCGTGGCGACTGACGGGCATTTCAAGACCAATGTTGACGGCATCTATGCTATTGGTGATGTGATTGCCGGTCCTATGCTGGCGCATAAGGCTGAAGATGATGGGGTTGCGCTGGCAGAAACTCTGGCCGGACAGGCCGGTCATGTGGATTATAACCTTGTTCCGGGTGTTGTTTACACGATGCCGGAAATCGCTGTTCTCGGCCAGACCGAAGAACAGCTCAAGGAAGCTGGCATCGCCTATAATGTCGGCAAATTCCCCTTTACGGCCAATGGCCGCGCCAAGGCGCAGCGTCATACAGACGGTTTCGTCAAAGTTTTGGCTGACAAAACTTCAGACAAGGTTCTGGGCGTGCATATGATCGGCGCCGGTGTCGGTGAAATGATCCATGAAGCCTCTGTTCTGATGGCCTTCTCTGGATCGGCTGAGGATCTGGCCCGCACTATTCATGCGCATCCGACCCTTTCAGAAGCAGTCAAAGAAGCCGCGCTGGCGGTCGATAAACGTCCGATCCATATGTAG
- the odhB gene encoding 2-oxoglutarate dehydrogenase complex dihydrolipoyllysine-residue succinyltransferase, translated as MATEIKVPTLGESVTEATIGQWFKATGDAVQADEPLVELETDKVTIEVPAPVSGTMGDIVAPEGETVEVGALLAMLLEGEGEAAAPAPKKEAPKEEAAPAAAPAPAAQSAAPTSMPPAPSAAKMMTEQKVDPASVSGTGVRGQVLKGDVINAIAGGVTAPAGSAPQPAAKRPASAPEDAAREERVRMTKLRQTIARRLKDAQNTAAMLTTFNDVDMSAVMGMRKQYKDLFEKKHGVRLGFMGFFAKAICKALEEIPAVNAEIDGTDLVYKHFVHLGVAVGSPRGLVVPVLRDADQKSLSEIEKEIADFGRRARDGQLTIEEMQGGTFTVSNGGVYGSMMSTPILNAPQSGILGMHRIEERPVVRNGEIVIRPMMYLALSYDHRVVDGKEAVTFLVRIKESLEDPQRLVMDI; from the coding sequence ATGGCTACGGAAATCAAAGTCCCTACACTGGGCGAATCTGTGACCGAAGCAACGATCGGTCAATGGTTCAAGGCAACAGGTGATGCGGTTCAAGCCGATGAGCCGCTCGTAGAACTTGAAACCGACAAGGTGACCATTGAGGTGCCTGCGCCGGTTTCCGGTACCATGGGCGATATTGTTGCTCCGGAAGGGGAAACCGTTGAAGTTGGCGCGCTGTTGGCGATGCTGCTTGAAGGGGAAGGCGAAGCTGCGGCTCCTGCTCCCAAGAAAGAAGCTCCGAAGGAAGAGGCCGCGCCTGCCGCAGCTCCTGCCCCTGCTGCTCAGAGCGCTGCACCGACCTCCATGCCTCCAGCTCCGAGCGCTGCCAAGATGATGACCGAACAGAAAGTGGATCCCGCTTCTGTTTCCGGCACTGGTGTGCGCGGTCAGGTGCTCAAGGGTGATGTGATCAATGCGATCGCTGGAGGTGTCACCGCACCAGCCGGTTCTGCGCCTCAGCCTGCTGCGAAGCGTCCGGCTTCTGCCCCTGAAGATGCGGCCCGTGAAGAACGCGTTCGCATGACCAAGCTGCGCCAGACCATTGCACGCCGCCTCAAGGATGCCCAGAACACGGCCGCAATGCTGACAACCTTCAACGATGTAGACATGTCTGCCGTTATGGGGATGCGCAAGCAGTATAAGGATCTGTTCGAGAAGAAACATGGCGTTCGCCTCGGCTTCATGGGCTTCTTCGCCAAGGCCATCTGTAAGGCTCTGGAAGAAATCCCGGCTGTGAATGCCGAGATTGATGGCACGGATCTGGTCTACAAGCATTTCGTCCATCTTGGCGTTGCCGTGGGTTCTCCTCGCGGTCTGGTGGTTCCGGTTCTGCGGGATGCCGACCAGAAGTCGCTTTCCGAAATCGAAAAGGAAATCGCAGACTTTGGCCGCCGCGCCCGCGATGGTCAGCTGACCATCGAGGAAATGCAAGGTGGCACTTTCACCGTTTCCAACGGCGGTGTTTATGGCTCCATGATGTCCACGCCTATTCTCAATGCGCCGCAGTCCGGTATTCTGGGTATGCACCGGATTGAAGAGCGCCCTGTGGTGCGTAATGGTGAGATCGTTATTCGTCCGATGATGTATCTGGCATTGTCTTATGACCACCGCGTTGTGGACGGCAAGGAAGCGGTTACCTTCCTTGTGCGCATCAAGGAAAGCCTTGAAGATCCACAGCGTCTGGTTATGGACATCTGA
- a CDS encoding 2-oxoglutarate dehydrogenase E1 component: protein MARQDANEAFALSSFLYGGNASYIEDLYARFQKDPTSVEEEWRVFFKDLQDDSGDIAANARGASWKRDDWPPTTNGELVSALAGGDFVVDEKKLGDKLKSKAQGQGVELTDAAVQQATRDSVRALMMIRAYRMRGHLHAELDPLNLADAKDHEELHPSSYGFTEADYTRKIFIDHVLGLEFATIPEMLEILRRTYCSTLGVEFMHISDPAEKSWIQERIEGPDKQIAFTENGKKAILYKLVEAEGFEKFLDVKYTGTKRFGLDGGESLIPALEQIIKRGGAMGVKQIVFGMAHRGRLNVLSQVMGKPHRAIFHEFKGGSITPDDVEGSGDVKYHLGASSDRSFDDNNVHLSLTANPSHLEIVNPVVLGKARAKQDQLSADDGKFIETTEVDRTSVLPLLIHGDAAFAGQGVVAECFGLSGLRGHRTGGSIHFIINNQIGFTTYPRFSRSSPYPSDLAKMIEAPIFHCNGDDPESVVFAAKIATEFRQLFGKPVVIDMFCYRRFGHNEGDEPAFTQPLMYKKIRKHPTSLQRYADQLIAEGVITPEDFEQMRADVRKMLDDEFEAGQSFSPNKADWFDGKWSGLTTASAEDDRRSGNTGVDVDELREIGEKLTTVPEGFNVHRTVQRFLNNRAKMMETGEGIDWATAESLAFGSLVREGYPVRLSGQDSERGTFSQRHTVLYDQQDESRYIPLNHVGKGQNRYEVINSMLSEEAVLGFEYGYSLAEPGGLTMWEAQFGDFANGAQVVFDQFLSSAERKWLRASGLVVLLPHGYEGQGPEHSSARLERYLQSCAEDNIQVANCSTPANYFHILRRQVRRSFRKPLILMTPKSLLRHKRAVSNLAELGAGSTFHRVLWDDAEIRPNQEIKLASDDKIRRVILCSGKVYYDLYEEREKRGINDVYLMRVEQLYPFPAKTLIKELGRFKQADMVWCQEEPKNQGSWTFIEPYMEWVLNQIDASVKRPAYVGRPASAATATGLMSRHMNQLRAFLDDAFAE, encoded by the coding sequence ATGGCACGTCAGGACGCAAATGAAGCGTTTGCGTTATCTTCCTTCCTCTATGGAGGTAACGCGTCTTATATCGAAGATCTTTATGCCCGTTTTCAGAAAGATCCGACATCTGTAGAAGAAGAGTGGCGAGTCTTCTTCAAGGATTTGCAGGATGATAGCGGTGACATTGCCGCGAATGCGCGTGGCGCATCCTGGAAGCGAGATGACTGGCCTCCAACGACCAATGGTGAGTTGGTCTCTGCGTTGGCTGGCGGCGACTTTGTCGTCGATGAGAAAAAGCTGGGCGACAAGCTGAAAAGCAAGGCGCAGGGTCAGGGTGTGGAACTGACCGATGCTGCCGTTCAGCAGGCAACGCGCGATTCTGTTCGCGCTCTCATGATGATTCGCGCTTATCGTATGCGCGGTCACCTGCATGCAGAACTCGATCCGCTTAATCTGGCAGATGCCAAGGATCACGAAGAGCTGCATCCTTCCTCCTACGGCTTTACCGAAGCCGATTATACCCGCAAGATTTTCATCGACCATGTTCTGGGGCTCGAGTTTGCCACGATTCCTGAAATGCTCGAAATTCTGCGCCGGACCTATTGTTCCACCCTTGGCGTGGAATTCATGCATATTTCCGATCCGGCTGAGAAATCCTGGATTCAGGAGCGCATCGAAGGGCCGGACAAGCAGATTGCCTTTACCGAAAACGGCAAGAAGGCCATTCTCTACAAGCTGGTGGAAGCGGAAGGCTTCGAGAAATTCCTCGACGTCAAATATACTGGCACCAAGCGCTTCGGCCTTGATGGTGGCGAGTCGCTTATTCCCGCGCTTGAACAGATTATCAAGCGTGGCGGCGCCATGGGCGTCAAGCAGATCGTGTTCGGCATGGCCCACCGTGGTCGCCTTAACGTTCTAAGTCAGGTAATGGGCAAACCGCATCGGGCTATTTTCCACGAATTCAAGGGTGGGTCTATTACACCTGACGATGTGGAAGGCTCCGGTGACGTGAAATATCACCTTGGTGCCTCTTCGGACCGGTCTTTCGATGATAACAATGTGCATCTGTCGCTGACGGCAAACCCATCTCACCTTGAGATCGTGAACCCGGTTGTTCTGGGTAAGGCGCGCGCCAAGCAGGACCAGCTCTCTGCGGACGATGGCAAGTTCATCGAAACCACGGAAGTGGATCGCACCTCGGTGCTGCCGTTGCTGATCCACGGGGACGCGGCCTTTGCCGGGCAGGGCGTTGTGGCTGAGTGTTTCGGCCTTTCCGGCCTCAGAGGCCATCGGACCGGCGGCTCTATCCACTTCATCATCAACAACCAGATCGGCTTTACGACTTATCCGCGTTTCTCGCGTTCGTCCCCTTATCCGTCTGATCTGGCCAAGATGATTGAGGCTCCGATCTTCCACTGTAATGGGGACGACCCGGAATCGGTGGTGTTTGCAGCCAAGATCGCCACGGAATTCCGTCAGCTGTTTGGCAAACCAGTCGTGATCGACATGTTCTGCTATCGCCGTTTCGGTCACAACGAAGGTGACGAACCGGCCTTTACCCAGCCGCTGATGTATAAGAAGATCCGCAAGCACCCAACCAGCCTGCAGCGTTATGCAGATCAGTTGATTGCCGAAGGGGTCATTACGCCGGAAGATTTCGAGCAGATGCGTGCCGATGTGCGTAAGATGCTGGATGATGAATTCGAGGCCGGCCAGAGCTTCTCCCCCAACAAGGCGGACTGGTTCGACGGTAAATGGTCTGGTCTGACGACCGCCAGCGCCGAAGATGATCGTCGATCGGGCAACACCGGTGTTGACGTAGACGAACTCAGGGAAATCGGCGAAAAGCTGACAACGGTTCCCGAGGGCTTCAATGTTCACCGCACGGTGCAGCGGTTCCTCAATAACCGAGCCAAGATGATGGAGACCGGTGAGGGAATTGATTGGGCAACCGCTGAGTCGCTGGCCTTTGGTTCTCTGGTTCGTGAGGGATATCCGGTGCGTCTCTCCGGTCAGGATAGTGAACGCGGTACTTTCTCTCAGCGTCATACGGTTCTGTATGATCAGCAGGATGAAAGCCGTTATATCCCGCTCAACCATGTTGGCAAGGGCCAGAACCGCTATGAGGTCATCAACTCGATGCTCTCGGAAGAAGCTGTTCTTGGTTTTGAATATGGCTACTCTCTGGCTGAGCCGGGTGGGTTGACCATGTGGGAAGCCCAGTTCGGCGATTTTGCCAACGGTGCCCAGGTGGTGTTCGATCAGTTCCTTTCTTCCGCAGAACGCAAATGGCTTCGTGCGTCCGGTTTGGTGGTTCTGCTGCCACACGGATATGAAGGACAGGGTCCAGAGCATAGCTCGGCTCGCCTTGAACGCTATCTTCAGTCTTGTGCTGAGGATAACATTCAGGTGGCCAACTGCTCCACGCCGGCCAACTATTTCCATATTCTGCGCCGTCAGGTGAGACGTAGCTTCCGCAAGCCGCTGATCCTTATGACGCCCAAAAGCCTGTTGCGCCACAAACGTGCGGTATCCAATCTCGCCGAGCTTGGTGCGGGTAGCACATTCCATCGAGTGCTCTGGGATGATGCAGAGATCCGGCCCAACCAGGAAATCAAGCTGGCGTCAGATGACAAGATCCGTCGTGTCATTCTGTGTTCGGGTAAGGTCTATTACGATCTTTATGAAGAGCGCGAGAAACGCGGCATCAATGATGTCTATCTGATGCGTGTCGAGCAGCTCTATCCATTCCCGGCAAAGACCCTGATCAAGGAACTGGGGCGCTTCAAGCAGGCCGATATGGTCTGGTGTCAGGAAGAGCCGAAGAACCAGGGCTCCTGGACCTTCATTGAGCCTTATATGGAATGGGTTCTCAACCAGATTGATGCGAGTGTTAAACGGCCGGCCTATGTAGGGCGTCCGGCATCCGCAGCGACAGCTACCGGTCTGATGAGCAGGCATATGAACCAGCTCAGGGCCTTTCTTGATGATGCGTTTGCCGAATAA
- the sucD gene encoding succinate--CoA ligase subunit alpha, with the protein MSILVNKDTKIIVQGLTGKTGTFHTEQALNYFGTKMVAGVHPKKGGETWSSGVECAAELPIFANVKEAKDATGATASVIYVPPAGAAAAIIEAIDAGVEFITCITEGIPVVDMVKVKQRLENSNSRLLGPNCPGVLTPEECKIGIMPGSIFKKGSVGIVSRSGTLTYEAVFQTTNEGLGQTTAVGIGGDPVKGTEFIDVLDLFLDDPETESIIMIGEIGGSAEEDAAEWLKEQAEKGRKKPMVGFIAGRTAPPGRTMGHAGAVISGGKGGAEDKIAAMESAGIRVSPSPASLGTTLVDLLKDK; encoded by the coding sequence ATGTCCATTCTTGTCAACAAAGATACTAAAATCATCGTGCAGGGTCTGACCGGTAAAACCGGTACGTTTCACACCGAGCAGGCTCTCAATTATTTCGGCACGAAAATGGTGGCAGGTGTTCATCCCAAGAAGGGTGGGGAAACCTGGTCTTCCGGCGTTGAATGTGCTGCCGAGCTGCCGATCTTTGCCAATGTGAAGGAAGCCAAGGACGCAACCGGCGCCACAGCTTCGGTGATCTATGTGCCGCCTGCAGGGGCTGCTGCTGCAATTATCGAGGCGATTGATGCCGGCGTTGAATTCATCACCTGTATCACCGAAGGGATTCCCGTGGTGGATATGGTGAAGGTCAAGCAGCGCCTTGAAAACTCCAATTCCCGTCTTCTTGGCCCGAACTGCCCCGGTGTCCTTACCCCTGAAGAATGCAAAATCGGTATTATGCCCGGTTCCATCTTCAAGAAAGGCTCGGTTGGTATTGTTTCCCGATCCGGCACGCTTACGTATGAAGCAGTGTTTCAGACGACGAATGAGGGTCTGGGCCAGACCACTGCCGTAGGGATTGGCGGTGATCCGGTCAAAGGCACCGAATTTATCGATGTGCTGGATCTGTTCCTTGATGATCCGGAAACGGAATCCATCATCATGATTGGTGAGATTGGTGGATCCGCTGAAGAGGATGCTGCCGAATGGCTCAAGGAGCAGGCAGAAAAAGGGCGCAAGAAGCCAATGGTCGGCTTTATTGCTGGCCGCACGGCTCCTCCCGGCCGGACAATGGGGCACGCAGGTGCCGTGATTTCCGGCGGAAAAGGCGGGGCTGAAGATAAAATTGCTGCGATGGAAAGCGCAGGGATCCGCGTTTCGCCTTCTCCGGCAAGTCTCGGTACCACTTTGGTTGACTTGCTCAAAGATAAGTAA